Proteins encoded together in one Quercus lobata isolate SW786 chromosome 3, ValleyOak3.0 Primary Assembly, whole genome shotgun sequence window:
- the LOC115982267 gene encoding receptor-like protein 32 isoform X2 has product MWKMNQYLPLFLIASCLFFISHSQTISNTSSQHRCLLDQSSALLQLRKEFVEKRIYYDEYDLFDYYNGSYPKMKSWKADSDCCSNWDGVTCDAHNGHVIGLDLSKSWLCGPLKSNSSLFRLHHLRKLNLALNNFSSFTTIPSEFGQLVRLTHLNLSRSFLHGRIPSEISWLSNLVSLDLSFNYFQYFVAADYHYKFLKLRRIDLEALVQNVTYLRELHLDDVDLPWSLPQSLANLSSLTSLSLSWCILLGEFPSDIFLLPKIQAIDVSGNNNLTGFLPNFRSGSSLKQLRLSSTNFSGELPNAIGNLKSLNFLDLSGTNFSGELPESIGNLKSLSHLDLSGANFFGELPNSIGKLESLNALYLRSTNFSGKLPDSIGNLNSLNYLELDLSKFSGEIPPSIGNLSQLTYLSLYWNNFNGQLPSTLGNLAKLTSLDLGYNLFFGKVPSSLGNLTQLEELFLPYNNFEGRFPVSLTNITKLTRIGISGNQLKGSIPSEISKLTNLSLLALSYNSLTGAIPLVLYTMPSLSELILNQNQLTGPLQFQNISSSQLNILGLSGNKLDGPVPRSIANFTKLRELYLSSINLKDKMELNIFFQVKELQYLDLSGNNLLVSKENINSTHPKISYLLLSSCNLREFPDFLKAQNELNTLDLSNNKIEGKIPKWFCNVGKGTLQYLNLSFNLLSGFEQPLKVLPWKFIIYLDLRSNMLQGSLPIPPLSTSYFFASNNNLTGKIPQMICKVNSLQVLDISNNQLIGQIPQCFGHFSNSLLVLNMRNNCFQGNLPKSFMKGCSLVTLDLSHNQIQGKIPRSLAQCRMLEVLNLGNNNINDAFPFWLQSLPELRILVLRTNGFHGPIWTPHTSFGFSKLHVIDLSHNNFFGRLPSECFKTWNAMLMVPTKDYSQPEYMGSQFNYYEDSMTIVNKGLEIFLVKILTIFTAIDLSNNRFYGEIPNSVGNLKGLILLNLSSNSFIGHVPSSLGNLTSLESLDLSQNKLSGGQFWTFEISTFEGNLALCGSPLPKKCGIEPPTYETRQESSIVEGFDWKVIVIGYACGLMIGLVIGHFATSRTDWFVRNF; this is encoded by the exons ATGTGGAAAATGAATCAATACCTGCCCTTATTCCTTATTGCCTCTTGTTTGTTCTTCATTTCACATTCTCAAACTATTTCTAATACTTCCTCTCAACATCGTTGCCTCCTTGACCAGAGCTCTGCTTTGTTGCAACTGAGGAAAGAATTTGTTGAGAAGAGAATTTATTATGATGAATATGATCTGTTTGATTACTATAATGGTTCGTATCCAAAGATGAAGTCTTGGAAGGCAGACAGTGATTGTTGTTCCAACTGGGATGGGGTCACATGCGATGCACACAACGGCCACGTCATTGGCTTAGACCTCAGCAAAAGCTGGCTTTGTGGGCCTCTCAAGTCTAACAGTAGCCTCTTCAGGTTGCACCATCTTCGAAAACTCAACCTTGCCCTTAACAACTTCTCTTCCTTCACCACAATCCCATCTGAGTTTGGGCAGCTTGTGAGGTTGACCCATCTTAATCTCTCTCGTTCCTTCTTACATGGCCGAATCCCGTCCGAAATTTCATGGCTCTCCAATTTGGTTTCACTTGATCTCtctttcaattattttcaaTACTTTGTTGCTGCTGattatcattataaatttttgaagcTCAGAAGAATTGATCTCGAAGCACTTGTCCAGAACGTGACATATTTGAGAGAACTTCATCTAGACGACGTGGACCTTCCATGGTCACTACCTCAGTCCCTCGCAAATTTGTCTTCCTTGacttctctttctctgtcttGGTGCATTTTGCTTGGCGAATTTCCCTCAGATATTTTCCTACTGCCCAAGATACAAGCCATTGATGTGTCAGGTAACAACAATCTCACTGGTTTTCTTCCCAATTTTCGATCTGGTAGTTCCCTAAAGCAATTGCGTCTTTCCTCCACGAATTTTTCTGGAGAATTGCCCAATGCAATCGGAAACCTTAAGTCCTTGAACTTTTTGGATCTTTCTGGAACAAATTTTTCTGGGGAATTGCCTGAATCAATCGGCAACCTTAAATCCTTAAGCCATTTGGATCTTTCTGGGGcaaatttttttggggaattGCCCAATTCAATCGGAAAGCTTGAGTCCTTGAATGCTTTATATCTTCGCTCAACAAATTTTTCTGGGAAACTGCCCGATTCAATCGGCAATCTCAACTCCTTGAAttatttggaacttgatttaagTAAATTTTCAGGAGAAATTCCCCCTTCTATTGGGAACTTATCACAGCTTACTTATCTTTCTCTCTATTGGAACAATTTTAATGGTCAGCTTCCATCCACATTAGGAAATCTTGCAAAACTCACTTCTCTAGATCTTGGCTATAACCTTTTCTTTGGCAAAGTACCATCTTCACTGGGAAATCTTACACAACTAGAAGAATTATTCCTTCCATATAACAATTTTGAAGGCAGGTTCCCAGTTTCACTAACAAATATTACCAAACTCACTAGGATAGGTATATCAGGAAATCAATTGAAAGGGTCAATCCCATCTGAAATAAGTAAACTTACTAATTTGTCTCTCCTTGCCTTGTCTTATAATTCACTCACAGGGGCTATCCCTTTGGTTTTGTATACAATGCCTTCATTGTCTGAACTGATTCTAAATCAAAATCAGCTTACTGGCCCTCTCCAATTCCAAAATATCTCTTCATCACAATTAAATATCCTGGGATTGAGTGGAAACAAATTGGATGGACCGGTTCCAAGGTCAATTGCCAATTTCACTAAGCTACGAGAGCTATATCTTTCTTCGATCAACCTAAAGGACAAGATGGAGTTAAACATATTCTTCCAGGTTAAAGAGCTTCAATATCTCGATCTTTCAGGTAACAATTTGTtggtttcaaaagaaaatatcaattCAACCCACcccaaaatttcatatttgttgTTGTCTTCTTGCAATTTGCGTGAATTCCCTGATTTCCTAAAAGCCCAAAATGAATTGAATACATTAGACCTTTCCAACAATAAAATTGAAGGTAAAATACCCAAATGGTTTTGTAATGTTGGAAAAGGGACACTACAATACCTGAATCTTTCTTTTAACCTTCTCAGCGGTTTTGAACAACCGCTAAAAGTTCTTCCTTGGAAATTCATTATCTATTTAGATTTACGTTCCAACATGTTGCAAGGGTCACTCCCAATTCCCCCATTGTCTACATCATATTTTTTTGCCTCAAACAATAATCTAACCGGGAAAATCCCTCAAATGATTTGTAAGGTGAATTCCCTCCAAGTCCTTGATATTTCCAACAACCAGCTGATTGGTCAGATTCCACAATGTTTCGGTCACTTTAGCAATTCTCTTTTAGTATTGAATATGAGAAACAATTGCTTTCAAGGAAACTTGCCTAAATCATTCATGAAAGGATGCAGTTTGGTGACACTTGACTTAAGTCACAACCAAATACAGGGGAAGATTCCACGATCATTAGCACAATGTCGAATGCTAGAGGTCTTAAATCTTGGAAATAACAACATTAATGATGCATTCCCCTTCTGGTTGCAGTCTTTGCCAGAGTTACGAATTCTAGTCTTGCGAACAAATGGATTCCATGGTCCTATATGGACTCCTCATACCAGTTTTGGCTTTTCCAAGTTACATGTCATTGACCTCTCTCACAACAATTTCTTTGGTAGGTTACCATCAGAATGCTTTAAAACTTGGAATGCAATGCTAATGGTCCCTACCAAAGATTACTCACAACCTGAATACATGGGAagtcaatttaattattatgaaGACTCAATGACAATAGTGAATAAGGGGTTAGAAATATTTTTGGTAAAGATCTTGACCATCTTCACAGCTATTGATCTCTCCAATAATAGGTTTTACGGAGAAATTCCGAATAGTGTGGGAAACTTAAAGGGACTAATTTTACTCAATTTATCAAGCAATAGCTTCATAGGCCATGTCCCTTCATCCTTAGGGAACCTAACTTCACTTGAATCGTTGGATCTTTCTCAAAACAAGCTTTCAG GTGGACAATTTTGGACATTTGAAATTTCAACTTTTGAGGGAAACTTGGCATTGTGTGGCTCTCCGTTGCCAAAGAAATGTGGAATTGAGCCACCAACTTATGAAACAAGGCAAGAATCGTCAATAGTAGAAGGATTTGATTGGAAAGTGATTGTGATAGGATATGCCTGTGGATTGATGATTGGACTAGTTATTGGGCATTTTGCCACCTCAAGGACAGATTGGTTTGTGAGAAATTTTTGA
- the LOC115982267 gene encoding receptor-like protein 33 isoform X1, which yields MWKMNQYLPLFLIASCLFFISHSQTISNTSSQHRCLLDQSSALLQLRKEFVEKRIYYDEYDLFDYYNGSYPKMKSWKADSDCCSNWDGVTCDAHNGHVIGLDLSKSWLCGPLKSNSSLFRLHHLRKLNLALNNFSSFTTIPSEFGQLVRLTHLNLSRSFLHGRIPSEISWLSNLVSLDLSFNYFQYFVAADYHYKFLKLRRIDLEALVQNVTYLRELHLDDVDLPWSLPQSLANLSSLTSLSLSWCILLGEFPSDIFLLPKIQAIDVSGNNNLTGFLPNFRSGSSLKQLRLSSTNFSGELPNAIGNLKSLNFLDLSGTNFSGELPESIGNLKSLSHLDLSGANFFGELPNSIGKLESLNALYLRSTNFSGKLPDSIGNLNSLNYLELDLSKFSGEIPPSIGNLSQLTYLSLYWNNFNGQLPSTLGNLAKLTSLDLGYNLFFGKVPSSLGNLTQLEELFLPYNNFEGRFPVSLTNITKLTRIGISGNQLKGSIPSEISKLTNLSLLALSYNSLTGAIPLVLYTMPSLSELILNQNQLTGPLQFQNISSSQLNILGLSGNKLDGPVPRSIANFTKLRELYLSSINLKDKMELNIFFQVKELQYLDLSGNNLLVSKENINSTHPKISYLLLSSCNLREFPDFLKAQNELNTLDLSNNKIEGKIPKWFCNVGKGTLQYLNLSFNLLSGFEQPLKVLPWKFIIYLDLRSNMLQGSLPIPPLSTSYFFASNNNLTGKIPQMICKVNSLQVLDISNNQLIGQIPQCFGHFSNSLLVLNMRNNCFQGNLPKSFMKGCSLVTLDLSHNQIQGKIPRSLAQCRMLEVLNLGNNNINDAFPFWLQSLPELRILVLRTNGFHGPIWTPHTSFGFSKLHVIDLSHNNFFGRLPSECFKTWNAMLMVPTKDYSQPEYMGSQFNYYEDSMTIVNKGLEIFLVKILTIFTAIDLSNNRFYGEIPNSVGNLKGLILLNLSSNSFIGHVPSSLGNLTSLESLDLSQNKLSGEIPQQLIGLTFLEYLNLSHNQLIGPIPQGGQFWTFEISTFEGNLALCGSPLPKKCGIEPPTYETRQESSIVEGFDWKVIVIGYACGLMIGLVIGHFATSRTDWFVRNF from the coding sequence ATGTGGAAAATGAATCAATACCTGCCCTTATTCCTTATTGCCTCTTGTTTGTTCTTCATTTCACATTCTCAAACTATTTCTAATACTTCCTCTCAACATCGTTGCCTCCTTGACCAGAGCTCTGCTTTGTTGCAACTGAGGAAAGAATTTGTTGAGAAGAGAATTTATTATGATGAATATGATCTGTTTGATTACTATAATGGTTCGTATCCAAAGATGAAGTCTTGGAAGGCAGACAGTGATTGTTGTTCCAACTGGGATGGGGTCACATGCGATGCACACAACGGCCACGTCATTGGCTTAGACCTCAGCAAAAGCTGGCTTTGTGGGCCTCTCAAGTCTAACAGTAGCCTCTTCAGGTTGCACCATCTTCGAAAACTCAACCTTGCCCTTAACAACTTCTCTTCCTTCACCACAATCCCATCTGAGTTTGGGCAGCTTGTGAGGTTGACCCATCTTAATCTCTCTCGTTCCTTCTTACATGGCCGAATCCCGTCCGAAATTTCATGGCTCTCCAATTTGGTTTCACTTGATCTCtctttcaattattttcaaTACTTTGTTGCTGCTGattatcattataaatttttgaagcTCAGAAGAATTGATCTCGAAGCACTTGTCCAGAACGTGACATATTTGAGAGAACTTCATCTAGACGACGTGGACCTTCCATGGTCACTACCTCAGTCCCTCGCAAATTTGTCTTCCTTGacttctctttctctgtcttGGTGCATTTTGCTTGGCGAATTTCCCTCAGATATTTTCCTACTGCCCAAGATACAAGCCATTGATGTGTCAGGTAACAACAATCTCACTGGTTTTCTTCCCAATTTTCGATCTGGTAGTTCCCTAAAGCAATTGCGTCTTTCCTCCACGAATTTTTCTGGAGAATTGCCCAATGCAATCGGAAACCTTAAGTCCTTGAACTTTTTGGATCTTTCTGGAACAAATTTTTCTGGGGAATTGCCTGAATCAATCGGCAACCTTAAATCCTTAAGCCATTTGGATCTTTCTGGGGcaaatttttttggggaattGCCCAATTCAATCGGAAAGCTTGAGTCCTTGAATGCTTTATATCTTCGCTCAACAAATTTTTCTGGGAAACTGCCCGATTCAATCGGCAATCTCAACTCCTTGAAttatttggaacttgatttaagTAAATTTTCAGGAGAAATTCCCCCTTCTATTGGGAACTTATCACAGCTTACTTATCTTTCTCTCTATTGGAACAATTTTAATGGTCAGCTTCCATCCACATTAGGAAATCTTGCAAAACTCACTTCTCTAGATCTTGGCTATAACCTTTTCTTTGGCAAAGTACCATCTTCACTGGGAAATCTTACACAACTAGAAGAATTATTCCTTCCATATAACAATTTTGAAGGCAGGTTCCCAGTTTCACTAACAAATATTACCAAACTCACTAGGATAGGTATATCAGGAAATCAATTGAAAGGGTCAATCCCATCTGAAATAAGTAAACTTACTAATTTGTCTCTCCTTGCCTTGTCTTATAATTCACTCACAGGGGCTATCCCTTTGGTTTTGTATACAATGCCTTCATTGTCTGAACTGATTCTAAATCAAAATCAGCTTACTGGCCCTCTCCAATTCCAAAATATCTCTTCATCACAATTAAATATCCTGGGATTGAGTGGAAACAAATTGGATGGACCGGTTCCAAGGTCAATTGCCAATTTCACTAAGCTACGAGAGCTATATCTTTCTTCGATCAACCTAAAGGACAAGATGGAGTTAAACATATTCTTCCAGGTTAAAGAGCTTCAATATCTCGATCTTTCAGGTAACAATTTGTtggtttcaaaagaaaatatcaattCAACCCACcccaaaatttcatatttgttgTTGTCTTCTTGCAATTTGCGTGAATTCCCTGATTTCCTAAAAGCCCAAAATGAATTGAATACATTAGACCTTTCCAACAATAAAATTGAAGGTAAAATACCCAAATGGTTTTGTAATGTTGGAAAAGGGACACTACAATACCTGAATCTTTCTTTTAACCTTCTCAGCGGTTTTGAACAACCGCTAAAAGTTCTTCCTTGGAAATTCATTATCTATTTAGATTTACGTTCCAACATGTTGCAAGGGTCACTCCCAATTCCCCCATTGTCTACATCATATTTTTTTGCCTCAAACAATAATCTAACCGGGAAAATCCCTCAAATGATTTGTAAGGTGAATTCCCTCCAAGTCCTTGATATTTCCAACAACCAGCTGATTGGTCAGATTCCACAATGTTTCGGTCACTTTAGCAATTCTCTTTTAGTATTGAATATGAGAAACAATTGCTTTCAAGGAAACTTGCCTAAATCATTCATGAAAGGATGCAGTTTGGTGACACTTGACTTAAGTCACAACCAAATACAGGGGAAGATTCCACGATCATTAGCACAATGTCGAATGCTAGAGGTCTTAAATCTTGGAAATAACAACATTAATGATGCATTCCCCTTCTGGTTGCAGTCTTTGCCAGAGTTACGAATTCTAGTCTTGCGAACAAATGGATTCCATGGTCCTATATGGACTCCTCATACCAGTTTTGGCTTTTCCAAGTTACATGTCATTGACCTCTCTCACAACAATTTCTTTGGTAGGTTACCATCAGAATGCTTTAAAACTTGGAATGCAATGCTAATGGTCCCTACCAAAGATTACTCACAACCTGAATACATGGGAagtcaatttaattattatgaaGACTCAATGACAATAGTGAATAAGGGGTTAGAAATATTTTTGGTAAAGATCTTGACCATCTTCACAGCTATTGATCTCTCCAATAATAGGTTTTACGGAGAAATTCCGAATAGTGTGGGAAACTTAAAGGGACTAATTTTACTCAATTTATCAAGCAATAGCTTCATAGGCCATGTCCCTTCATCCTTAGGGAACCTAACTTCACTTGAATCGTTGGATCTTTCTCAAAACAAGCTTTCAGGTGAAATCCCTCAACAACTAATAGGTCTTACATTTCTTGAATATTTAAATTTGTCTCATAATCAACTTATTGGTCCAATTCCACAAGGTGGACAATTTTGGACATTTGAAATTTCAACTTTTGAGGGAAACTTGGCATTGTGTGGCTCTCCGTTGCCAAAGAAATGTGGAATTGAGCCACCAACTTATGAAACAAGGCAAGAATCGTCAATAGTAGAAGGATTTGATTGGAAAGTGATTGTGATAGGATATGCCTGTGGATTGATGATTGGACTAGTTATTGGGCATTTTGCCACCTCAAGGACAGATTGGTTTGTGAGAAATTTTTGA